One window from the genome of Juglans microcarpa x Juglans regia isolate MS1-56 unplaced genomic scaffold, Jm3101_v1.0 JmScfU0001, whole genome shotgun sequence encodes:
- the LOC121245211 gene encoding uncharacterized protein LOC121245211: MAVLLEPFQSVDKIQSFMRILQFDKVITNENDGKKIWVFWKNDVDVQVVRRSSQYVSLRISEGDFHFLGNFIYAKCNRYERQMIWEELSSDRMGVEPCLFAGDFNIIRSDVERCGGGPRNRVAMDEFNRWIHQGGLMEMNSQGGKFTWCNGQQGLSRAWAKLDRVLLDANFLTLFPNAHCSYLPRTTSDHCPMFIEFLIDPFSYGPPPFRFQQMWVEHPDFMNFVQNVWSESVTGSGLFKLTSKLKKLKVALREWNKRVFGRTNNHIAILEDKVESLEHLLQRDWDNDIERELVRCSNELYSWRRREDIRLAQMAKIKWRMDGDRNTKIFHVWLSNKRHRKIHKLRTSNGMEFNSPEEIHLGAVDYFSEFLQRSNPAREVPDLTRLISSVINEGDCVQLCGIPSLVEVKEALSSIPINSSPGPNGFGAGFFMSCLEVVKVEVLEAIS, translated from the coding sequence ATGGCAGTGTTGCTGGAACCTTTTCAGAGTGTGGATAAAATCCAGAGTTTCATGCGGATATTGCAGTTTGATAAGGTGATAACAAATGAGAATGATGGTAAAAAAATCTGGgtgttttggaaaaatgatgtgGATGTGCAGGTGGTCCGCAGGAGTTCGCAGTACGTGTCTTTACGTATTAGCGAAGGAGATTTTCATTTCTTGGGCAATTTTATTTATGCTAAGTGTAATAGGTATGAGAGACAGATGATTTGGGAGGAGCTGAGTTCGGATAGAATGGGTGTTGAGCCTTGCTTGTTTGCTGGGGACTTCAACATAATTCGGTCGGATGTGGAAAGGTGTGGTGGGGGTCCACGGAATAGAGTTGCAATGGATGAGTTTAATAGATGGATTCATCAGGGCGGGCTGATGGAAATGAATTCACAAGGAGGTAAGTTTACATGGTGCAATGGTCAGCAGGGATTATCTAGAGCTTGGGCAAAGTTGGATCGAGTGTTACTTGATGCAAATTTCTTGACTTTATTCCCAAATGCTCATTGTTCGTATCTTCCAAGGACAACGTCGGATCATTGTCCTatgtttatagaatttttaattgatcctttctcttatggccCCCCTCCATTTCgatttcagcaaatgtgggttGAACACCCggattttatgaattttgttcaaaatGTGTGGTCTGAATCTGTCACAGGTTCGGGGCTTTTTAAATTAACTAGCAAACTTAAAAAGCTTAAGGTGGCGTTACGTGAATGGAACAAGAGGGTGTTTGGGAGAACTAATAATCATATTGCTATTCTTGAAGACAAGGTTGAGAGTCTTGAACATTTGTTGCAGAGAGATTGGGATAATGATATTGAACGGGAGCTAGTGAGGTGTTCTAATGAGTTGTATTCTTGGAGGCGAAGGGAGGATATAAGACTGGCGCAGATGGCTAAAATCAAATGGAGAATGGATGGTGATAGGAACACAAAAATTTTTCATGTGTGGTTATCTAATAAAAGGCATAGGAAAATTCATAAGTTGAGAACCTCGAATGGGATGGAGTTTAATTCTCCGGAAGAAATTCATCTTGGTGCTGTTGATTATTTTTCTGAGTTTCTTCAGAGATCTAATCCGGCAAGGGAGGTGCCTGATTTAACTAGATTGATATCGTCGGTTATTAATGAAGGGGATTGTGTCCAGCTTTGTGGGATCCCTTCGTTGGTTGAAGTGAAAGAGGCCCTATCATCTATTCCTATTAATAGTTCCCCGGGCCCAAATGGTTTTGGCGCGGGTTTTTTTATGAGTTGCTTGGAGGTGGTTAAAGTTGAGGTCTTAGAAgctatttcataa
- the LOC121245212 gene encoding secreted RxLR effector protein 161-like, producing the protein MSTTVKLSTDVSGKNVEQSLYRSMIGSLLYLTASRPDIVFSVGVCARFQANPKESHLVAIKHILRYVNETVNYGIWYSRDSNTVLADYSDADWARNADDRKSTSGGCFYVGTNLVAWMSKKQNSISLSTAEAEYIADGSCCTQLLWMKQMLCDYGITQGVMSIYCDNTSAINISKNPV; encoded by the coding sequence ATGAGCACAACTGTCAAGCTTAGCACTGATGTGTCTGGGAAAAATGTTGAACAATCCTTGTACAGGAGCATGATTGGGAGTTTATTGTATCTCACTGCGAGTAGACCTGACATTGTGTTTAGTGTTGGGGTTTGTGCTAGATTTCAAGCAAACCCCAAAGAATCACATCTTGTAGCTATCAAACATATACTTCGGTATGTGAATGAGACAGTTAATTATGGGATTTGGTACTCTAGAGACTCTAATACTGTGCTTGCGGACTattctgatgctgattgggcccGTAATGCGGATGATAGAAAAAGTACTTCTGGTGGGTGCTTTTATGTAGGCACTAATCTTGTAGCTTGGATGAGCAAAAAGCAAAATTCCATTTCCTTATCCACAGCTGAGGCTGAGTACATTGCCGATGGGAGTTGTTGCACACAATTGTTGTGGATGAAACAAATGTTATGTGACTATGGCATTACTCAAGGTGTAATGAGcatttattgtgataatactagtgccataaacatttcaaaaaatcctGTCTAA